The proteins below come from a single Trachemys scripta elegans isolate TJP31775 chromosome 16, CAS_Tse_1.0, whole genome shotgun sequence genomic window:
- the LOC117889064 gene encoding LOW QUALITY PROTEIN: retroviral integration site protein Fli-1 homolog (The sequence of the model RefSeq protein was modified relative to this genomic sequence to represent the inferred CDS: substituted 1 base at 1 genomic stop codon): MCPPLQEALSVVSEDQSIFDPSYGPPHLMKTEVPPAEEYNGKERPALGEPDWSSQTSRGHTVKRENENVNCSRQSPVDCSVSRRSKSGSDPHPIPYSASYSDQRSSPPANPPSEEKRVIVPADPGVWTQDHVRQWLDWAVKEYGLEEVDVGLFQHVDGKELCKMGKEDFLRLTSPYNADVLLSHLAYLRQSTAIPHGAPPTNRVPRLSTNKEPPHXQGAPPTNRTPPKTNPPRLPFHPPDPYQVLGPTSSRLANPGSGQIQLWQFLLELLSDSSNAGCITWEGTNGEFKMTDPDEVARRWGERKSKPNMNYDKLSRALRYYYDKSIMTKVHGKRYAYKFDFQGISQAQQNHPGEGPLYKYHPADMSYLPSYHQQKVGFGLSHAAQLPVSSAGFFGAPSPYWNAGSGNLYQSSPVPRPTAGHLNSFY, from the exons ATGTGTCCCCCCCTGCAGGAGGCACTTTCCGTGGTGAGCGAGGACCAGTCCATATTCGACCCCTCCTACGGCCCTCCCCACCTCATGAAGACAGAGGTGCCCCCTGCCGAGGAGTACAACGGCAAGGAGAGGCCGGCGCTGGGGGAGCCGGACTGGTCCAGTCAGACCAGCAGGGGGCACACTGTGAAGAGGGAGAATGAGAATGTCAACTGCTCCAG ACAGTCCCCCGTGGACTGCAGTGTATCCAGACGCAGCAAATCCGGGAGCGACCCACACCCCATCCCCTACTCAGCCAGCTACAGCGACCAGCGGAGCAGCCCCCCAGCCAACCCCCCCAGCGAGGAGAAGAGGGTTATCGTCCCAGCAG ACCCTGGCGTGTGGACCCAGGACCACGTGCGCCAGTGGCTGGACTGGGCGGTGAAGGAGTACGGGCTGGAGGAGGTGGACGTGGGCCTGTTCCAGCACGTGGATGGCAAGGAGCTGTGCAAGATGGGCAAGGAGGATTTCCTGCGCCTTACCTCGCCCTACAACGCCGACGTGCTGCTGTCTCACCTGGCCTACCTGCGGCAGAGTACGGCCATACCCCACGGAGCCCCGCCCACCAACAGGGTGCCCCGCCTTTCCACCAACAAGGAACCCCCCCACTGACAGGGAGCCCCGCCCACCAACAGG ACGCCCCCCAAAACTAACCCCCCCCGACTCCCTTTTCACCCCCCAGATCCATACCAGGTCCTGGGACCCACCAGCAGCCGCTTGGCAAACCCAG GCAGTGGCCAGATCCAACTGTGGCAGTTCCTGCTGGAGCTGCTGTCGGACAGCAGCAACGCCGGGTGCATCACGTGGGAGGGCACCAACGGGGAGTTCAAGATGACGGACCCGGACGAGGTGGCGCGGCGCTGGGGCGAGCGCAAGAGCAAGCCCAACATGAACTACGACAAGCTGAGCCGGGCCCTGCGCTACTACTACGACAAGAGCATCATGACCAAGGTGCACGGTAAACGTTACGCCTACAAGTTCGACTTCCAGGGCATCAGCCAGGCCCAGCAGAACCACCCGGGCGAGGGGCCCCTCTACAAGTACCACCCGGCCGACATGTCCTACCTGCCCTcctaccaccagcagaaggtgggCTTCGGCCTCAGCCACGCCGCCCAGCTGCCCGTCTCCTCCGCCGGCTTCTTCGGGGCCCCCTCACCCTACTGGAATGCCGGCTCCGGGAACCTCTACCAGAGCTCGCCCGTGCCCCGGCCCACCGCCGGCCACCTGAACTCCTTCTACTAG